From Pseudodesulfovibrio nedwellii:
TTGCCGTTGCCTGCGACCGGCTCAAACCACGAGGGCGCATGGTTGTCCATTGCATCCTGCTCGACTCCCTGCATGAGGCAAAAGACCATTTCCAAAAACTCGGTTGGCATTTCGGCGTGACCCAGCTTCAAGCCTCGGCCACCGACTCTCTGGCCGGAGACCTTCGCTTCAAAGCGCAAAATCCTGTTTTCGTTTTATGGGCTGAAAAACCCTAGAAGCTGCCAAAGCATAATTATTGGCAGCCCACACACCATAGAGTACCATGAACCACATGCCTGCCAATAAAGACCATCACCCCCTTCGAGCCTTGCGTGCATGGGCTCTTTACGACTGGGCCAACTCGGGATTCGCCGCATTGGTGCAAACCTTTGTGTTCGCGGCCTATTTCACCAAAGCCGTCGCCGAGAACGAAACCTTGGGCATTGCTCAATGGGGCAACATGATGGGCGTGGCGGGCTTGATCATTGGCATTGGCGGGCCGATACTCGGAGCCGTGGCCGACCGTTCTGGTAGACGCAAACCGTGGCTCGGTCTGTTCACCGGCGTATGTATCACAGCCACGTTTCTACTCTGGTTCGTCCAGCCGAACGCTTCATACGTCTGGCTTGGTCTTTTTCTGGCCGGAATCGGCACTATCGGCAGCGAATACGCAATGGTTTTCTACAACGCCATGCTCCCGGATCTGGCAGAACCCAAAATCATTGGCCGCTGGTCCGGCTGGGGTTGGGGGCTGGGATACGCAGGTGGTCTGATCCTGCTCATCATCGCACTCTATGGATTCGTACAACCGCCGGGCTGGTTCAGCGTCCCTCGCGAAGGAGCCATGCACATCCGGGCAGTCATGCCACTGACAGCACTTTGGTATCTAATATTCTGCCTACCCATATTTCTCTACTCCCCAGACAAACCGTCCACGGGAGTTCCGCTTAAAAAAG
This genomic window contains:
- a CDS encoding MFS transporter, which encodes MPANKDHHPLRALRAWALYDWANSGFAALVQTFVFAAYFTKAVAENETLGIAQWGNMMGVAGLIIGIGGPILGAVADRSGRRKPWLGLFTGVCITATFLLWFVQPNASYVWLGLFLAGIGTIGSEYAMVFYNAMLPDLAEPKIIGRWSGWGWGLGYAGGLILLIIALYGFVQPPGWFSVPREGAMHIRAVMPLTALWYLIFCLPIFLYSPDKPSTGVPLKKAITGAFSQLHDSIKHVRDYRGIAIFLLARMFYNDGLTTMFAFGGIYAAATFGMSASEVILFGIGLNVTAGLGAASFAWLDDWLGPRKTILFSLIGLVIPGAAILLVTDKTLFWIFGLAIGIFVGPVQASSRSYLAHAAPAKLRTEMFGLLALSGKLTSFIGPFLVGWLTLASGNQRVGMGAVIGLFVLGLIGMLFVPPVKNTK